A DNA window from Helianthus annuus cultivar XRQ/B chromosome 15, HanXRQr2.0-SUNRISE, whole genome shotgun sequence contains the following coding sequences:
- the LOC110912267 gene encoding exocyst complex component EXO84C: protein MSSSEEEDDFPCIESVTPQSKIDTIYQSKTEKGIRKLCFELLDLKDAVENLCGNTRTKYLAFLRLSEEVVETEHEMSELRKNISAQGILVQELLSGVYHELGEWSRANPDLANPEQLKKDNEIDILSSNKTEDEMKLRLENIDILLAEHKVEEAINALEAIEAEERKHPLLNEVSSFKSAFLKQKTLLENQLVEMTEQTLITAAELKTVVHGLVKLGKGPLALQLFLKAKGARLVKNIDVFLPSCSCYPETFSAALSNLIFSTISSTTKETSSMFGDDLVYHNKVVQWAEWQIELFVRLVKENAPSSETVSALRAASVCVQASLNHCSALESQGLKLSKVLLVLLQPYVEEVLELNFRRARKLVFDFSGNDEILPLSPRLASPLSTFAISSDGLLVDSGTRFIFMVKDIVDQLTRLVILHFGGNVLGRILQLFDQYMDELIKALPEPSEDDSLVELKEAVPFRAESDSQQLALLGTAFTIAEELLPMVMSKIWSVLNESKEAAENGVDNDNIAPLVNNMIDYKDWRKQLQHPLDKLRDHFCRQYVLNFIYSRDGNTRLDAHIYLSGESDDLNWNSDPLPSLPFQALFGKLQQLATVAGDVLLGKEKIQKVLLARLTETVVMWLMSNEEDFWGILENQVSKLHPQGLQQLILDMHFTVEIARFAGYPSRNVQQVASSIIARAIRTFSSGGLNQQSVLPEDEWFVETAKAAINKLLMGGEDGSEISEIDEDHIILHDDDDDDDDDDVELHDEVISDSDRSPSSLSTITSSESFASAESQMLDSLSDFSDPDA from the exons ATGAGTAGCAGCGAAGAAGAAGACGATTTTCCGTGTATCGAATCCGTCACTCCACAATCTAAGATCGACACTATATATCAATCCAAAACTGAAAAG GGCATCAGAAAGCTTTGCTTTGAGCTTCTTGATTTGAAGGATGCAGTAGAGAATTTATGTGGCAACACTCGGACCAAGTACTTAGCTTTTCTGAG GTTATCAGAAGAGGTTGTGGAAACGGAGCATGAGATGAGTGAGCTAAGAAAGAATATCTCCGCACAAGGAATTTTGGTACAAGAATTACTAAGTGGCGTCTATCATGAATTGGGGGAGTGGAGCCGAGCCAACCCAGACCTCGCGAATCCCGAACAACTTAAAAAAGACAACGAAATCGACATCTTATCTTCAAATAAGACGGAAGATGAGATGAAATTACGTTTAGAGAATATAGACATTCTTCTCGCTGAACATAAAGTAGAAGAGGCGATAAACGCATTAGAAGCAATAGAAGCAGAAGAaagaaagcatcctttattgaaTGAAGTTTCATCGTTTAAATCCGCTTTTCTGAAACAAAAAACATTGCTCGAGAATCAACTTGTTGAAATGACGGAACAAACCTTGATTACCGCTGCTGAATTAAAAACCGTCGTTCATGGGTTAGTTAAGCTCGGAAAAGGTCCTCTTGCACTTCAGCTTTTTCTCAAAGCAAAAGGAGCACGTCTCGTAAAAAACATCGATGTCTTTCTTCCATCATGTTCTTGTTACCCCGAAACATTTTCGGCTGCTTTATCTAACCTTATATTTTCCACAATTTCATCAACGACAAAAGAGACGAGTTCAATGTTCGGAGATGATCTCGTTTACCATAACAAAGTTGTTCAGTGGGCGGAATGGCAAATTGAGTTGTTTGTGCGGCTGGTTAAGGAAAATGCACCGTCTTCGGAGACTGTTTCGGCGTTACGTGCTGCAAGCGTCTGTGTTCAGGCTAGTCTTAATCACTGCTCGGCTTTGGAATCACAGGGACTGAAGCTTTCAAAGGTGCTTTTGGTGCTTTTGCAGCCGTACGTTGAAGAAGTTCTAGAATTGAATTTCAGACGGGCAAGAAAacttgtttttgatttttctggAAATGATGAAATCCTTCCGTTGTCACCACGCCTCGCGTCACCGTTGTCTACTTTTGCTATATCTTCTGATGGCCTGCTTGTTGATAGCGGCACAAGGTTCATTTTCATGGTCAAA GATATAGTGGATCAGCTAACTCGCCTAGTGATTTTACACTTTGGAGGAAACGTTCTCGGTAGAATTTTGCAACTTTTTGATCAATACATGGATGAACTGATAAAAGCATTACCCGAACCATCAGAAGACGATAGTTTAGTGGAGTTAAAAGAAGCTGTACCTTTTAGAGCCGAATCAGATTCCCAACAACTCGCCCTTTTGGGGACCGCCTTTACCATTGCAGAGGAGCTATTACCTATGGTCATGTCCAAAATTTGGAGTGTTTTAAACGAAAGCAAGGAAGCAGCAGAAAATGGAGTTGATAATGACAACATTGCCCCTCTAGTGAACAATATGATAGATTATAAGGACTGGAGAAAGCAGCTTCAGCATCCACTGGATAAGCTTCGAGATCATTTCTGCAGACAATATGTTTTGAATTTCATTTACTCAAGAGATGGTAATACACGACTTGATGCACACATTTATTTAAGCGGCGAAAGTGACGATCTTAACTGGAATTCTGATCCGTTGCCTTCTTTGCCCTTCCAG GCACTGTTTGGAAAACTGCAGCAGTTAGCAACGGTTGCTGGCGATGTGTTACTCGGGAAAGAAAAGATACAGAAGGTGTTGCTTGCGAGGCTAACGGAGACAGTAGTTATGTGGTTGATGTCTAATGAAGAGGATTTTTGGGGCATTTTAGAAAACCAAGTGTCGAAACTTCATCCGCAAGGGTTGCAACAG TTAATTCTTGATATGCACTTCACTGTTGAAATCGCGCGTTTTGCTGGTTACCCTTCCAGAAATGTGCAGCAGGTGGCATCATCGATTATTGCTCGTGCTATCAGAACGTTTTCGAGCGGAGGTCTAAACCAACAAAG TGTACTTCCGGAGGATGAATGGTTTGTTGAAACCGCAAAGGCTGCAATAAACAAGCTGTTGATGGGAGGTGAGGACGGGTCAGAAATTTCTGAAATAGATGAAGACCATATAATCTTGCATGATGACGACgacgatgatgacgatgatgatgttgAATTACATGATGAAGTGATTTCAGATTCTGATCGATCACCATCTTCTCTCTCAACAATTACCTCATCCGAGTCGTTTGCTTCTGCTGAAAGTCAAATGTTGGATAGCCTCTCGGATTTTTCAGATCCTGACGCGTGA